The following coding sequences lie in one Metopolophium dirhodum isolate CAU chromosome 5, ASM1992520v1, whole genome shotgun sequence genomic window:
- the LOC132945531 gene encoding tigger transposable element-derived protein 4-like, whose translation MSNERNELSIQAKKELLICYDVAQLSNLSQHRAASILNISVVALRRLLKNRKEIEEHRIVKPVEKKFCRHYLREKRENDKLLIDMEEGMVRWFEYASSLSVRVSKMILLDKARNLATVLGVENFAPDNKWIEQWKNKYNISNKRVQLVADQSRGANFLATNCGLIKSVKDFFENVMSNYDANDVYSLFEIGLYYRDLPNSNCEFKGPPDNRECQKCIHRLSIIFASNITGTNKMCPRIIDNIHIPRYLQDVKTLSVHFQASYNTWMTSCYGSILRRLDEELLGRKILVIIDNVMVDLQIELQNIEIKYLPSTMVSVHPLRQNIMRIEKIYEYYLKQMKPTTAVNAVNAEKFPTSYNTAQISVSDSIHMIFNVWENMSPALIRNCFRKVGFIKTKTEEINENVYLNFKHWISNYRNYSWIIFNQLQSEKNQLISTQNNLRKSDVQLHTASNNYYGYLGLLPKLSFVDENVPNSFRQDKYK comes from the coding sequence ATGTCGAACGAACGAAATGAATTATCGATTCAAGCGAAAAAAGAACTGTTGATTTGCTACGACGTAGCCCAACTTTCAAACCTTTCTCAACATAGAGCTGCctcaattttgaatatttcggTGGTGGCATTAAGAAGACTGTTGAAAAACCGTAAAGAAATTGAAGAACACCGAATCGTTAAACctgtggaaaaaaaattttgtcgTCATTATCTGCGAGAAAAACGAGAAAATGACAAGCTATTAATTGACATGGAGGAGGGAATGGTCCGATGGTTTGAATACGCGAGTTCTTTAAGCGTACGGGTGAGTAAAATGATTTTACTAGATAAAGCCAGAAATTTGGCTACAGTACTTGGAGTTGAAAATTTTGCTCCTGATAATAAATGGATAGAGCAATGGAAAAACAAGTacaatatttctaataaaagaGTTCAACTGGTCGCAGACCAAAGTAGAGGTGCTAATTTTTTAGCAACTAACTGCGGCCTAATAAAATCTGTCAAAGACTTTTTCGAAAATGTCATGTCCAATTACGACGCAAATGACGTATATAGTTTATTCGAGATCGGTCTCTATTATCGTGACCTTCCAAATTCAAATTGTGAGTTCAAAGGACCTCCGGATAATAGGGAAtgtcaaaaatgtatacacagaCTTAGCATTATATTTGCGTCCAATATAACGGGAACCAATAAAATGTGCCCCagaatcatagataatatacacATTCCACGATATTTGCAAGACGTAAAAACGTTATCTGTACATTTTCAAGCGAGTTATAATACGTGGATGACGAGCTGCTATGGGTCGATTTTAAGACGGTTGGACGAAGAGTTATTGGGAAGAAAAATTTTGGTCATCATTGACAATGTGATGGTAGATTTACAAATAGAACTGCAAAACATCGAAATCAAATATTTGCCGAGTACCATGGTATCTGTCCACCCTCTTCGGCAGAATATTATGCGCatcgaaaaaatatatgaatattatctaaaacaaatgaaaccTACAACCGCGGTTAACGCAGTGAACGCCGAAAAATTTCCAACTTCTTACAATACCGCGCAAATCTCAGTCTCGGATTCCATTCATATGATTTTCAATGTTTGGGAAAACATGTCACCTGCACTTATCCGAAATTGTTTTCGGAAAGTTGgttttataaaaaccaaaaccgaggaaattaatgaaaatgtatatttaaatttcaaacattgGATTTCGAATTACCGAAACTATTCGTGGATAATTTTCAATCAGTTACAAAGTGAAAAAAACCAACTCATTTCTACTCAGAATAATTTACGCAAATCCGACGTTCAATTACATACCgcgagtaataattattacggaTATTTAGGGCTATTACCAAAACTTTCATTCGTCGATGAGAACGTACCAAACTCCTTTCgacaagataaatataaataa